The genomic stretch TTTGGAACCCACCTGGGACGCAGTACCGCGCGGGCGCCATGACGACAACGACGAGGCACCAACTCTCCTCCTCGCCCCTCTTTCCAATCAGACCTCCGGCCCTCTCGCATTGGTCTCGCCCGTCGTCACGTGGTACGCGTTGCCCTGATTTTTCGACATAGGAAATGGCGGCGAAAGAAGCGCGGTGCACGacgggaactgtagtcttgtggGGTTTGCGCACAGCGCGCGTCTGCGCATGCGCGGCCGAGGCTCAAAGGAAGGAGGTAAAGGGAAAGAGATGCTCAGGTGGATGCAGTAACCGGGAAGGTCTGGGCTGAGAATGGCAGCAGATGCAGGTGAGGCTCTCCCTTGGCCCTCTACTCTTTCCATCCCATCCTCAGGTTCTGTAATAGGAAAAggtctccttcttttccccctccagtCGTGGCTTAGCTTTCCCTGTGGCTGTACCCGTGAAATGCACGTCTGAATGCACCTCCTCAGGTTATGCATAGCCTCCAGTTGCTCAGGTTTCATGAATGGGTTTTTGTGGGGACTGCTTTGGAGACCTAGTGTTGGGTAGTGGTTTCAGCCttggactagggctgcatctacactggagaaataacccggtttggcaccactttaactcttttgtggctcaaggctatggaattctgggagttggagtttgttgtgaggccaaaggctcccagaattccatagccttgagccacaaaagaggtaaagtggtgccaaaccaggttatttggAGACCtggattcgaatccccactcagcaatggaaatccaccgagtaaccttgggcaagtcacactctctcagcctcctgaaagggaaggcaatggcaagtcaaTAACAAgcattaccaagaaaaccccatgatagggtggccataagtcagaaataataataataataacaacaataataataattagcctgcctctccctatggaatGAGGGgggttacaataaaaagaaataaaaatacatagcacagTGTAATAATGCATAAACCAATAGAACAAGCAATGAgacagtttctctgaagatgccagccacagatgctggcgaaacgtcaggaagaaactcttctagaacatgaccacagagcccaaaagccccacaaaaaactatggatgccggccatgaaagcctttgacttcataaacAATTAGACAGTCCCCACCCCTccaccaacagcaacaaaataataacaatcagATACAAATTACATAGTTAAAGCAGTTAAATAATTGTAAAACTGTTAAAACCAGGCAAATGGAGTAGGACAGCCAGGGGCAGGCAGGATGTCAtttaatgggaggtcagtctgggaagaaatgacttgaaggcacatggcaaccaAACAGGGGCTGGTTTACTGTAAACATGGAGGGGGATCGGAGTTCACAAGAAGTGTTTTGATAGCTCCAGTTGACTTGTTTTCCCTGAAAGAGTATTGACTCTagaaaccatgaaaccctatgacagtgtccccaaactgtgccctttaagagattttggacttcagctcccagaagccaccaCCATGtcagccaatagtctgggatttggAGAATTCAAGTCCAAAAACAAGCACAATTTGGTGACcactgccctatgaggagaggcttagggagctgggtctcttgagaaaagaaggttaaggggtgatatgatagccctctttaaatatttgaagggatgtcatgttgaggactTCAGCAGGATGATACAGATGCCCGGCAAAGTGCTTTAAGGCCGAGAGATTGTGGTCTTCCTTCAGGCTTCACTGTCATAGCAGGAACTGGAAATTTGAGGGTCTGTAAAACCATGAAAAATTATCATATGAGAGTCTGGACATCATGctttatgaagaaagacttaaggAGGCTGtggatgtttaatctggagaagagaaggttaagaggtgatatgatagccctgtttaagtatttgaagggatgtcatattgaggagggagtaagcttgttttctgatgctccagagactaggacctgaagcaatggatgcaagctacaggaaaagagattccacctcaacattaggaggaacctcctgagagtaagggctgttggacagtggaacacacttccttggagtgtagtggagtctccttccttggaggtctttaagcagaggctggatggccatctgtcaatggggatgctttgattgtgagttccggCATGGctagaggttggactggatggcccttgggatctcttctaactctatgattctatgactgttaATATGTTTGGTGGCAGTGGTCTTCTTGCAGAGAACCCATTAAGTCACCCACGCAGACTCTGCTGTCTGATGAGCATCTCCATGATTTCAATCTTCCCTTGTGGCGTTTATGCTGCTCCTGCCATCTGGCAGAAGGGTTTCAAAAGCCACCCTTAATCTGTGCCCAGGAATAATGCCAGCTCTGCTCAGCTGGTAGAAAAGGAATGGGTTGATCTCTGCAAGGACAATGTCTCTCTGTTTCTGAGAGTGCCTATGTGCCACCCATACATATACACAGTATGCTGTAATTTACAGGCAGGCTAGCTGTGGAGAAAAGGTGTTTATCAGCAAGTCTCCTGTAATTAAACTGATATCTTTAATTTTGCCTCTAAATTTGCCATCAAAGGAAGACTAATTACATGTTCCAGATCATTAAATATATTATAGATCGTGTTAGAAAGCTTACCTGTCCTCTCAGACATACTCTAGGCAGGCACAGTAGCTCAGTTTCGGAATTGGCTACTTGAGGAACATGTGCAAAAGAGAGAAGTATAGAAACTGGAGTTTCTGTAGTTACAGAACTAAGAAGACCTAGATCTAAGCTGACCCTATGAAAATACATGCTTGCCTGAGAGACAGTGAAATAGTCTGATCCCTGTTTATTTAATGCCATACCCTtagaccccctcccccccccaaaaaggtcaCTAGGTTTGGATAAGATTAACAGTAGGAAGTATGTTCTCTGTTGACAGCAATTGAACACCTCTTTGAAAGGAGCGGAATTTGATAGGATGCAGGGTGGCTGTGAGTACTGGTGGGGTGAGGTTTCCTGTCATAGCAAGACTAAGTGGAGAGTGGAGGTCATGGTTGCTGCAGAGAAATCTGTTCGCCCAAATTTGCATCATCTAAAAGATAATTTGATGCCTGAGAGCATAGTGTGGTGTTTGGATCTCtttgttctgtttcttcttcATGAACCACATGCTGGACTTTTCCTTGCTTTAGGCCAACAGCCTTGAGGGGTTCCCAGGGTCACACTCTTGGTTAATATTAATTGGCCAAGATCAGCTTTCTCTAGAGCTGGTCAAGCTCAGGTTCCTCCTTGCTCTTAGATTAGATGCAGCTGATCCTGGACTTCTGCAAGCAGGTAAGTACTATTATGGCATCAGTCCCTCTTCTTTTATAATTTTGATATTCAGGACAGGGTTTTGGAAGAATTAATGATTGTCTTCCTCCTCCAATTAGTTCTTTCCTAACCTGCAAATGTTCTGAAAAGAGGGAAGTAAAGATACAAGAAAAGATTTTGTCCTCTCCCTACATGGCAGCTATATGGTAGTCCTGTAAATGTTAGTGGGAGTTTTCTCTTAAAAGCTGGTTTCCCCAAACTTGCATAcagatggactacaactccaatgTTTCCTTGTCAGTCCATATGGTTATTCTGGTTGGGTGATAATGGGGCTAATAAACAAACATATTAGGAGGGTGCTAAACTGGGGAGTATAACAGGATATTTTCCTTTGGGGAAGATTCATCCTTAATTCTGTGTACCTCCAGTGCCCTTCACAATTCTGGATGGGACATTTTTTAACAATGATCAAGAAAGACACAGACTGTACTGCTCTCCTCATCTCTGGTTTTCTCCAAATTATGTAATGAGTGACACATAGGAAAGAAAATCTGAATGCAGATCCTGTAGGTGTGCCCCTTTGGCATTTCAGTATGGTAATGGTGGTCTGCTGCTTCTTAATCTCAGTTTGTGTGTGGTGCACACACAAGAAGTCTTATCTTTCTTCCTGAAATGAAAAGCAGGATTATGAGTAAAGGCACAAAAGATACTACATACCCTAGGCATCATTGTGCTAGAAACAATAAGTTAATCACTGAATTGCTGAAGATTGCTACCAAGTTTTTCCTGTGGACCTCCTAccaccccatccccaccccccGGCCAGGTCCAGTACATTTTGATGTTACTTCCTCTCTTCCCAGACTCTGAGTGGCAGGGATGAGGAGCCGCCGGCGCGTGTACTCTGCTGTCATGCACCTCGTCCTGAAGTGCTTGCGGATAGATCAGCGGCGCCGGCTTTGGCTGAACCGGCAAGTTCGAGAGCTGTGGCTGTACGGGCATCTCTGCGTGCGCTCTCTGGTCTACAATTCCTTTGCTGATAGTGACACTGCCCTTGATGCTCTCTTCGAACCTATCTATTGGCTGGTGGATCATGTCACCCGATGGTTTGGTGTGGTGAGTATCTAGGAATGGTAATGGAACTTCAGGCCAGTCCaagccattttgctgcttgaggcaaatGACAAGATGGCACCCCAttcccattccatgtacagaagctgaGTTGACTTTTACTTCAACATTGTGGACAGGACAGCATCTTCTATCACTCCTGAAGGCAGCCGGCTAACAGGACCTCTCAAGCTATCTGTTGTGGGAGAACAGCAAGCCTCCCCCCCACCCGTGAGATGGTTGGATACAATTTTTGTTGATTTGGTACAACTGTTTCTTCCCTGCAAACtcaccagggaccagcagccGATGGCTCATAGATTGGCAATGGTCCATTTTGAGTTACACTGGCTTTGGAGGCAGATAGCAGCCAACGTCACACACACCGTTCTGTCTTCAAGCACCTTGCCACCACTTCCTGTCACCTAGCATATGGCTTCATGAAGTGGCTGCTTCCCTTTACCATACTGGTAAAGTCAGCTCAGTGCTGGAGGCGGTTTCAACTCTATCTTCTAGAGCAGGcatgcacaacatatggcctgtTGCCTGCTTGTGGTCTGGCAAAAGATTTCAGGTGACCTgcaaggatgtggaacaacttcaagcctcctctgctgcccagctttctcccaaggagagggCTGGgtggaggaggacgaggaagggCAAGCGCTCACCCCTCAAGACTTGTCCACCGCCCGGCTTTCTCCCAGGAAAGAGCAaggcagcagaggaagaaggaaaaatgcTTGAccctcaagaaagaaagaaagaaagaaaagaaaagaagggagaagaaagcAATGAAAACATGGAAGATATTTTGAGAATATCCATTTCAAACATGGTTCTAGGTGACAAGAAGTGTAATACATCCCATTAACTAAATGTAGTAAACAGTAAGAAAACCTTAAGGTTTTAACATGTATCATTTagcatactgattttttttacattaatgTGATTTCATGGTAAATAGAAGTCTAAAGTAATAAGTGTAATTAATTGATATTAATTGAAATTTCCCTTTTTTTAATATGGTTTATTGGCAAAATAGTTTACTCATTAATTATACTTTTACTTAGAAAGTGTGCCACTAAAAACCTATCTGCCTcctgaagaagtttagcctattttaatactgccaagttgtgcaggtctgctatAGAGACATAGTTCCCAGCTTCAAGCCACTACTAGTAGATACTTTCAATCACttagcaaagtaaaaaaaaattgacattgCAAATTCCAAGAGAACCAAGCCGTGCTGAATGAGAGAAGCCACCTACCACACACCTATTCTTCCTCCAAACATTTGAGGGTTCTTTTTTCAGGGGCGGGGGAGCAGTGAACCTCTAATTGAGAACCTTCCCTCATCCTTCTGACAGGTATTTGTGGCTCTGGTGATCACTCTCACCACCTCTGTAGTGTGCATAGTGTACATCTACCTCCTGCCACTCATCCTGCAAACTTATCCTGTTGCCTGGATCTTTTGGCATTTCATCTATGGCCACTGGAACCTCATCATGATTGTCTTCCACTACTACATGGCCATCACTACTCAGCCTGGTTGTCCCCCACAGGTAGGCTTTGtatatttgctttgcttttaaaaaaaaaaaaactgaattcaaagcaaGGCTGCTTGGCATGActtcatacattttattttttccactaAAAACACCTATGCAAACTTCCACGAATCAAAGATTGGCCAGGACTTGCTGTTCTGCTGGGGCTCAGTGCAGCCTGTGTTGATGTATTCTCCATACAGCATGTTCAAGCTTTGTTCTGGATATGGCATCTTCAGAACAGAATGCTAAACAGCTACTGCTGTTCCCTTCCCACAGCACTCGACGAGCGATGTTGTTGCTGTCTCCATCTGCAAGAAATGCATTGCCCCAAAGCCTGCCCGGACACACCACTGCAGCATCTGCAACAAGTAGGCATTTCCCTTGTGTCAAATCCAAACATAGACCTATTGTGTTTccctgtaattaaaaataataattcagaggAATATGTGAAAACCTGAGTTCTTCCTAAAGTACAGctaacatttatatttattttgcataaagcAGAGTTGAACTGTGGATATGAATATATGTAGTTATCTTATGCTATGGTGTACATAGAAGTAGTTTTATACTATCTTTCAGTCACATTGCCAAAGAGATTTATGGAAAAGAAGCCATATTTGactcatttcttctttttccatcagGCAACAGCAGTTTGCAGTCTTGTGCCAAATGTTCTCCATCTCTGCTCTTGATCCTTTTAACTAGAGAGCTTAGAATGCATTTGGGCCTGTCTGCACGCAAGCACACTAACTCTATGCTGAGTTATCCTCCTCTCCCCCATAGAGAAGAAGCTGCAGATCTCAGTTCTTGTTTCTTTCTCAAATTCTGGGAGTAACCAGTGCCAGATTGATAATTATGCATAGAATGACTTGTGATGCTAGGTGCAGAATCTAGCAGTGATTTCCAAGGATTTGGTTAAATAGAGATGGGAAAACTTGTTTTAGCTAGTGAGTCCAATACATTTGAAAGAGGCTGGTAGGGTGGCATGGATTGCAGCAGTGTGTGCAGTCAAtgttagtttgttttttgtttttcatattccCTTTCCGTATGCTTTCCCTGCTTCTCCCTTATATATTTTTCCAAAGATCTGAAACTTGTTTCATAATAAGTTGCTTGCATTTGAACATTTTAGTTACTTTACCTAATGTGCACTTTTATGATCTTCATAATTTGATGCATGGCTTCAGTTTCCTGGTATGTCAAATTTAGATGTTTAGATATTTTAAACACAGGTTTATTGGAATCTCTTTAGCCACATGGCCACCTAAATGAAATTTTGAATCGGTTATGCTTGAGTCCTAGAACCCAGTCCTCCCTTTGATCTTTTCAGATAGAGTCATCAGTACGACTGTTTCCCAGAGCAAATTCAGCAGTGAAATGGAAAGTAGGCATAGGCTGGGTTGCATAGAAGGAAAAAGATCCAGCTTTTATGCCCTAAATAAATTAAGTGGTCTTTTTAGTCGGTATATGCATATTCCTAAAAAATTATGCTGTCCTTGGGATTAGGAACAAAGGGCCGAGAGCACAGAACCCTGGAAAGACTGCTCTGTTGTATTGTGCTCCCTTCATAAGTGTTTTGCTTTTATTCCTTTAAATCATTGAGTCCCAAAGTAGGTGGTACAACCCCCTGAGGATGGTGGAAAGCTCCAAGGAGGCAGTGAGGGAAAACGGGGCGGGGGCGGGGGTTCTTCAATGTAAGTATTGATGCGCAAGAAAGGGGAACCAGAAGCCTTTAGGACCATTGTGGGGATGCTGTTTGCacgaaacttcttttcagggtccttaCTGATAATTTTGTGTAGTGTCCTGCTCTTCTCCATGAGCTCACTCATTAGCTGTATCTTTTACTGGTGGTGGCAGTTGGGAAATGCTTACGAGGCTTGGGTGCAAGACATCACTTCTATGGCTCAGGGtgacaccattttgggacagactgactggagCAAGGTGTTAGAGACCCTGGCAGTGGGGGGAATGCAGcaccaaaaaggaactttcaaatttgggaccctgcttaaactTTGTGAGCTTTGGTGGTACTTGTCTAGCAGGTTGGAGCTGCTATGCTGCTCATGTTTTCTTTTGTCAGGCagactgagagaagaggtagcagaagaaatgatgcttgtgtatgtctgtgtgtggggAACACATGCAGCTGTGTGGAAAAGACATGTTTTTGGTGAAGCAGAGGGAGCAGTATCTGgagttgattcttggaaagagtctttCACCTTGGAgcggctcctgtagttaaaatctctccctttccctatcCATGCCATTCTCCAGAGCATGTGCCCTCTCTAAACCCACTATACACACATTGGCTGCACCATCTCTACCACagtgaagaaggattgagagtccttccttgccagggagaatcttctccctttgcacctggttgCCTTGGAAGcaacaaccaagcagctggctgagcagcaacagAGAGGCCTcttgcccacactggcctttggTGGGTGGCAtgagtgagaggcttcttggttatTACTCAGCCATCTGCTCGGTTCCTGCTCTCAGGGTCGTCGGATGCAAAAGAAGCAGcaaccaagattggttgtttgAATTTGCAATAGAACAGTAGCTCTAATGTCAAGAAATATGCATGGGGGGCAGCGGTgctagggttgttgcccaagacAAAAGGGAGCAGTAGCCGAAAAAGGTTTGGGGCCCACTGCTTTAAACACTTTTCATCATGGCTGCCATAAAGGCTAAACACATATTTCCACTGCGTATGTGTTTTAGAGCTAACATTTTTAATTGGCAGACTACGACTAACAGCAATATTACAGAAATATACCACAAATATGTATATCTGCAAATTACATACAGGCCTATTTTTAGGAACAGCAGCAACTTTGCATGGAAGGAACTATGTTAGTGTGGTGTGACAGCCATCGCACTTGtgtagtttgtgtgttggactaagattctggagaccagggtttgaatctccacttggccgtggaaatccactgggtggtcttgggaaATTCACACTCTCttcacctcagaagaaggcaaaagtaaccctcctctgaacatatcttgccaagaaaaccccctgatagtgtcaccatacgttggaaatgacttgaaggcagggaacaacaaaaaacccacttTAGCCATACTGAAACTGAAAAAGGCAACATGAGCTTGTATTCATGTCAGTAACTAGCTAATATGTAGCTGCCCAACAAAgagcctccaggagggctcttgcTTACATTTACACTAAGGGGTGGAAGGCAAACTTAGCCTTCTGTTTTCCTTGCCTTATGTTGCTTGTCTTGTGCTGTGTGGCTGACCCATTTTCTTGATACTATTTGCAACTCCTTTCTGCATGCAATAAAGCTCAAAGTTGATGCTATTTCCCCCCTACAGGTGTATATTGAAGATGGACCATCACTGCCGTATCCTTCCAGGGGCCATTAGAATTGATTTAGGATTCAGATACTGTCCTGCTGAGCTACTTGTCTCAGGAATCTTGTTTCCCTATGGAGTGTATGGGATCACTTTAAAATTAACTGGCTAAAGGAAATAATTTACTACATCAGAGGAGGATTTATTTACATCTCACATGAGGAACATCTCAGTTGACATTATGGATTCAGCAGCTGAAGTAGAGGCATTTCAGCCCCAAAGGGCAACCGTTCTGGGGCCAGCACTACTGTTCCTCTGGCTTGTAGCACTTCTGTGGTAAATCTTTCTTGCCTGGTGGGTTTGGGCTTTAAAGTGTGCATTGTAAAGAAGGTGCTATAGTTTGGGGGAAGTAGATCCCCAAAATTAGGAGTGGTGTATGCTGGCAACCTATGGTGATATAGATGAATACTTGAGGAATTCCAGAATTGGTTTTCCTCTGTTACAATGCGAGAAAGGTTGGCTTTCTGTCTGCAGTTACTGACCTTTAACTTCATGAGATAGCATGGCTGAACAACTGTGTTGGGCACTACAACCATCGCTACTTCTTCTCCTTCATGTTATTCATGAccatgggctgcatctacagcAGTGTCAGCGGTTGGGACATGTTCTGGGAGGCCTATGCTGCCATTGAGGTGAGGTTCCTTGCTAAGCTAAGGGCTTGTGGGGCTGGGCTGTTTTTCTGTGTGAGGAACAGGGCTCTCCCCTTCTGGTCTTGACACCACAAGGTGCTGCCCTATGTCAGAGAGGGGTATACAGGCCAAGAAGAACTGAGTATTTATAACCAGCGGCCTCTTTTCCATCCGATAGAGAATGAAACTACTTGACAAGGAGAGACTGCACATGACTGCCAATCAGGTGGGGTACCTGATCCTTCGCTGTTCAAGTCAGGGAGAGGACA from Sceloporus undulatus isolate JIND9_A2432 ecotype Alabama chromosome 3, SceUnd_v1.1, whole genome shotgun sequence encodes the following:
- the ZDHHC16 gene encoding palmitoyltransferase ZDHHC16 isoform X2, producing the protein MRSRRRVYSAVMHLVLKCLRIDQRRRLWLNRQVRELWLYGHLCVRSLVYNSFADSDTALDALFEPIYWLVDHVTRWFGVVFVALVITLTTSVVCIVYIYLLPLILQTYPVAWIFWHFIYGHWNLIMIVFHYYMAITTQPGCPPQHSTSDVVAVSICKKCIAPKPARTHHCSICNKCILKMDHHCPWLNNCVGHYNHRYFFSFMLFMTMGCIYSSVSGWDMFWEAYAAIETYSQTPPPTFSFGQRAFHKCIVYAWVLCSSVALALGALMLWHSVLITRGETSIERHINRKERKRLQKGKVFRNPYNYGPLGNWKVFLGVETQRHWVTRFLLPSTHPPYGNGQSWDTPPCVAEQKTPLLAI
- the ZDHHC16 gene encoding palmitoyltransferase ZDHHC16 isoform X1, which translates into the protein MRSRRRVYSAVMHLVLKCLRIDQRRRLWLNRQVRELWLYGHLCVRSLVYNSFADSDTALDALFEPIYWLVDHVTRWFGVVFVALVITLTTSVVCIVYIYLLPLILQTYPVAWIFWHFIYGHWNLIMIVFHYYMAITTQPGCPPQHSTSDVVAVSICKKCIAPKPARTHHCSICNKCILKMDHHCPWLNNCVGHYNHRYFFSFMLFMTMGCIYSSVSGWDMFWEAYAAIERMKLLDKERLHMTANQTYSQTPPPTFSFGQRAFHKCIVYAWVLCSSVALALGALMLWHSVLITRGETSIERHINRKERKRLQKGKVFRNPYNYGPLGNWKVFLGVETQRHWVTRFLLPSTHPPYGNGQSWDTPPCVAEQKTPLLAI